Proteins encoded by one window of Rubinisphaera margarita:
- a CDS encoding ATP-binding protein, translating into MSDSSLPSSPLNRSVDLTNCDREPIHTPGAVQNRGALIAIEISSGRVVAASANCEDVTGLSVADLLENPFRETLPVLGDIVTQAREMPEGKHADRRTVELPAGTRTVLAHHYGGRCLVEVLTAETESDVQASDLVGRLFVKMERQSLEEIYDCVVQTIQEFTGFDRVMLYQFLEDGHGCVIAEAKQDEQEAFLGLHYPASDIPAPARRLYELNRIRLIADVEAPTVDMVSAGGIEPVDMSFATLRAISPIHVEYLKNMGVRASMSISVMQGEKLWGLIACHHNQAKPVSPGMRDACELAGALLSTFLVSRMQQEQLQRKVEVNRAITENLSSMGQSNDVTGGLERSAGWLCSLFDACGMVWQSGSHNFFWGELPNQEAIRELHQALAVRPDQAIAFTDQISAWLPAAASYADRCAGMLAIRLGRREGGVFLFFRPPYSATITWGGDPSKSATREDGRLTPRKSFGAFQEKVEGKSRPWTQADREVAATLAAGMKTIFVEQAEQLRKAIDELRALNADLDAFAYAASHDLKEPLRGINHFAYLLEQAQNLTDENYVRGLQGVKRLTSRMEELLNGLLRFSRAGRAELRIEKFALAETVEQMQDVLFGGLPPEDVEISVESDGPVTGDFACVREILGNLASNAIKYNESEIKRVEIGMVPASETPLATVCEPASSVIYVNDNGIGIDPAFSTQIFEIFRRLHDRDAYGGGAGAGLTIVRRMVERHGGSIVAESTELGTTFYFTLGQKS; encoded by the coding sequence ATGAGTGATTCCTCCCTTCCGTCATCCCCTCTTAACCGGTCGGTCGATTTGACCAATTGCGATCGGGAGCCGATTCATACTCCCGGAGCCGTTCAGAATCGGGGAGCCTTGATTGCGATCGAAATCTCAAGCGGACGTGTTGTCGCTGCGAGTGCGAACTGTGAGGACGTGACAGGGCTGTCGGTCGCCGACCTTTTGGAGAATCCGTTTCGCGAGACGCTTCCCGTCCTGGGAGATATCGTCACCCAGGCCCGTGAGATGCCTGAGGGGAAGCACGCAGATCGCAGGACGGTTGAACTGCCTGCGGGGACGCGGACGGTTCTGGCTCATCATTACGGCGGTCGCTGTCTGGTCGAAGTGCTGACAGCTGAAACGGAATCGGACGTTCAAGCGTCCGATCTGGTCGGTCGCCTGTTTGTGAAAATGGAGCGTCAGTCGCTGGAAGAGATCTACGACTGCGTCGTCCAGACGATCCAGGAATTCACCGGCTTTGATCGAGTGATGCTCTACCAGTTTCTGGAAGACGGTCACGGTTGTGTCATCGCCGAAGCGAAACAGGACGAGCAGGAGGCGTTTCTTGGTCTGCATTATCCAGCGAGCGATATTCCAGCTCCAGCCCGACGGCTGTACGAACTGAATCGAATCCGATTGATCGCCGATGTCGAAGCGCCCACGGTCGACATGGTTTCCGCAGGCGGGATCGAACCGGTCGATATGTCGTTCGCGACACTGCGAGCTATCTCGCCAATTCATGTCGAGTACCTGAAGAACATGGGCGTGCGGGCGAGCATGTCGATCTCGGTGATGCAGGGAGAGAAACTCTGGGGGCTGATCGCCTGCCATCACAATCAGGCGAAACCTGTCAGCCCCGGGATGCGGGATGCGTGTGAGCTGGCAGGGGCTCTGCTGTCGACATTTCTTGTGAGCCGGATGCAGCAGGAGCAGTTGCAGCGGAAAGTGGAAGTGAATCGAGCCATCACCGAGAACCTGTCTTCAATGGGACAGTCGAACGACGTGACGGGCGGTCTGGAACGATCGGCCGGCTGGCTGTGCAGTCTGTTCGACGCCTGTGGCATGGTCTGGCAATCGGGAAGCCACAACTTTTTCTGGGGAGAGCTCCCCAACCAGGAAGCGATCCGGGAACTGCATCAGGCGCTTGCCGTGAGACCCGATCAGGCGATCGCGTTTACCGACCAGATTTCGGCCTGGCTGCCAGCTGCGGCTTCTTATGCGGATCGGTGTGCGGGGATGCTGGCGATTCGCCTCGGGCGGCGTGAAGGGGGCGTGTTTCTGTTCTTTCGTCCTCCATACAGCGCCACCATCACCTGGGGAGGCGATCCGAGCAAGTCAGCAACCCGAGAAGACGGTCGGCTGACCCCCCGAAAATCCTTCGGAGCATTTCAAGAGAAGGTTGAAGGCAAAAGTCGTCCGTGGACGCAGGCCGATCGGGAAGTTGCGGCCACCCTTGCGGCGGGCATGAAGACGATCTTCGTCGAACAGGCCGAACAGCTGCGAAAAGCGATCGACGAATTGCGAGCGCTCAATGCCGATCTGGATGCCTTCGCCTATGCGGCTTCCCATGATTTGAAAGAACCGCTGCGGGGCATCAATCATTTCGCATATCTGCTTGAACAGGCTCAGAACCTGACCGACGAGAACTACGTTCGCGGCCTGCAGGGAGTCAAAAGGCTGACTTCCCGCATGGAAGAACTCCTGAACGGACTGCTGCGATTTTCCCGGGCGGGCCGAGCGGAACTCCGAATCGAAAAGTTCGCGCTTGCCGAAACGGTCGAGCAGATGCAAGATGTACTCTTCGGTGGACTTCCGCCTGAAGACGTTGAAATCAGTGTGGAGTCTGATGGTCCTGTGACGGGAGATTTCGCCTGTGTGCGGGAGATTCTCGGAAACCTTGCCAGCAATGCGATTAAGTACAACGAGAGCGAAATCAAGCGGGTCGAGATCGGAATGGTTCCGGCCTCGGAAACGCCGCTGGCCACGGTTTGCGAGCCTGCGTCCAGCGTGATTTATGTGAACGATAACGGCATCGGAATCGATCCTGCGTTTTCTACACAGATTTTCGAGATTTTTCGCCGGCTGCACGACCGTGATGCCTATGGTGGAGGGGCAGGAGCCGGATTGACAATAGTCCGCCGAATGGTCGAGCGGCACGGGGGCTCGATCGTCGCCGAATCAACCGAACTGGGAACAACGTTCTACTTCACACTGGGACAGAAGTCATGA
- a CDS encoding family 16 glycoside hydrolase: MMTPRLSFLLLLSIAILSQATGLTTSTTFAAPADKAATTSLKEAGEQPDFQTQGEYVTEGRGVQVIALGDGEFECVIYPGGLPGAGWDRSEPTRLEANSDDVLDLVDGYERVDRQSPTLKAAAPENATILFDGQAETLQNHWKDSAKMTEAGLLREGASGTTSFEDFTLHLEFFLPYTPEARGQGRANSGVYLQGRYEVQVLDSFGLKGRNNECGGLYSLKDPDVNMCLPPLSWQTYDIDFMAARYGEDGQKTANARVTVRHNGVVIHNDVELPEPSPGAPNKESAEPGPLFLQNHGNPVRYRNIWAIPRDFSRLAARPIIPGFERFHTGPSADLAAGGRLLLGELNCASCHKLESDLQKFVSTKEAPRLSTVGQRIQPEYLLDFLSAPHEVKPGTTMPDLFAGQSDEQRRKSVEPIVHFLASTGTPLHQPPSVKNAAKGARLFREIGCVACHAPHSKDVKTPAGTTVPLVGLERKYSVRSLAEFLKDPHAVRPSGRMPNFKLAEDEPIELAEYLLRDRDPNLSRPHWNYKLFAGRYSQLADIPVNSPTGNGVSVGLDLSVAGTKDRFAIHFSGFLNIEQAGDYRFFLGSDDGSRLTINDRELITFDGIHAHQLKSASMRLEPGLHPILVEYFEASGFESLELLIEGPGIVRGDISGLVSLTDSPEPEKSETDEKGFVFDPDQVEEGKRLFASIGCASCHEMKLGDDRIASTLKAPELTAVSIQQDTSCLAPESAPQVPDYNLSDKQRTALRTALSTEVDRSESGDAARLHASMVRFNCYACHSRNEIGGPEQSRNPLFVSTIPEMGDEGRVPPPLDGVADKLSESWLKHVLSNGAKDRPYMKTRMPQFGGEVAELTPAFVRLDEQTSATIPELEESLHRAKATGRELVGGNSLSCIKCHTFGDIEATGIQAIDLLTMTRRLREDWFYRYLQDPVRYRPGTRMPNVFPEGVSADRKIYDGDPGQQIAAMWHYLRDGNTAAVPYGLLPDPIELVAEQEPVIYRNFIEHVSPRGIAVGYPEKANVAFDASDMSLRLIWHGPFIDAGKHWRGRGQGKQRPLGDHVIRLESTTPLALLDSRDSVWPTGDSNDVNFLGYSLDEKRRPRFRYRMGETLVEDAIEPIVHEKREPDLRRTLTVQRGEDPSGDLYFRAGRGQKIEAIDGGAYRVWYSSDSNYRVKLSAGADAHVFVRGSEGQQELLLVLPTGSSQQQITQTIEW, encoded by the coding sequence ATGATGACTCCTCGTCTTTCCTTCCTACTGCTCCTGTCGATCGCCATCCTCAGCCAAGCCACCGGGTTGACCACCTCGACGACCTTCGCTGCTCCGGCGGATAAAGCGGCAACGACCTCCCTGAAAGAAGCTGGCGAGCAGCCCGACTTCCAGACGCAGGGCGAGTACGTGACCGAGGGACGAGGCGTACAGGTCATCGCTCTGGGAGATGGCGAATTCGAATGTGTTATCTACCCCGGCGGACTTCCCGGGGCCGGCTGGGACCGTTCCGAACCGACTCGTCTCGAAGCCAATTCCGACGATGTTCTCGATCTCGTCGATGGATACGAGAGGGTCGACCGTCAAAGTCCGACATTGAAGGCTGCTGCTCCCGAGAACGCCACGATTCTGTTTGATGGTCAAGCCGAGACACTGCAGAACCATTGGAAAGACTCAGCCAAAATGACCGAGGCCGGCCTGCTGCGGGAAGGGGCCTCGGGGACGACATCCTTCGAAGACTTCACGCTGCATCTTGAGTTTTTTCTCCCGTACACGCCGGAGGCACGCGGACAGGGCCGCGCCAACAGCGGCGTCTATCTGCAGGGCCGTTACGAAGTTCAAGTTCTCGATTCCTTCGGGCTGAAGGGCCGCAATAACGAATGCGGCGGCCTGTATTCACTCAAAGATCCCGATGTGAACATGTGCCTGCCGCCACTCAGCTGGCAGACGTACGACATCGATTTTATGGCCGCCCGCTACGGTGAAGATGGTCAGAAGACCGCCAACGCCCGGGTGACCGTTCGTCATAACGGCGTCGTGATCCACAACGATGTCGAACTGCCCGAACCATCCCCGGGAGCACCGAACAAGGAATCCGCGGAACCGGGCCCGCTGTTCTTGCAGAATCATGGAAACCCTGTTCGGTATCGCAATATCTGGGCGATCCCCCGTGATTTCTCCAGACTGGCGGCTCGTCCAATCATTCCGGGTTTTGAACGCTTCCATACCGGCCCGTCGGCTGACCTGGCAGCGGGTGGCCGACTGCTTCTGGGAGAACTCAATTGCGCCTCCTGCCACAAGCTTGAAAGCGATCTGCAGAAGTTTGTTTCGACGAAAGAAGCTCCGCGTCTCTCGACGGTGGGGCAACGTATTCAACCTGAGTATCTGCTCGACTTCCTCTCCGCTCCCCATGAGGTGAAGCCGGGGACGACTATGCCAGACCTGTTTGCCGGTCAGTCCGACGAACAACGCCGGAAGTCGGTCGAGCCGATCGTTCATTTTCTCGCTTCAACCGGAACACCACTGCATCAGCCTCCCAGCGTGAAGAATGCGGCCAAGGGAGCCAGACTGTTCCGCGAAATCGGCTGCGTCGCCTGTCATGCTCCTCATTCCAAAGACGTCAAAACACCAGCCGGCACAACTGTCCCGCTCGTCGGTCTGGAACGGAAATATTCCGTTCGGTCGCTGGCAGAGTTTCTGAAGGATCCTCATGCAGTTCGCCCCTCGGGACGAATGCCGAACTTCAAGCTCGCCGAGGACGAGCCGATTGAACTGGCCGAGTATCTCCTGCGGGATCGTGATCCGAACCTCTCCCGGCCTCACTGGAACTACAAGCTCTTCGCGGGCCGCTACAGCCAGCTCGCCGACATTCCGGTCAACTCTCCAACAGGGAACGGGGTTTCCGTCGGCCTGGACCTCTCCGTCGCCGGCACCAAGGATCGCTTCGCGATTCACTTCAGCGGATTTCTCAACATCGAGCAGGCCGGCGACTATCGCTTCTTCCTGGGGTCCGACGATGGAAGTCGACTGACGATTAATGATCGTGAGCTGATCACGTTCGACGGAATTCACGCCCATCAGCTGAAGTCCGCTTCGATGAGACTGGAACCGGGACTGCACCCGATTCTGGTCGAGTATTTCGAAGCTTCTGGTTTCGAGTCGCTGGAGTTGCTGATCGAAGGTCCGGGCATCGTTCGTGGCGATATTTCTGGCCTGGTGTCTCTCACAGACTCGCCCGAGCCGGAGAAGTCCGAAACGGACGAGAAAGGCTTCGTCTTTGATCCCGACCAGGTGGAAGAAGGAAAGCGCCTTTTCGCGTCCATCGGTTGTGCCTCATGTCATGAGATGAAGCTCGGAGACGATCGCATCGCCTCCACGCTCAAAGCCCCGGAACTGACCGCCGTTTCCATTCAGCAGGACACGTCCTGCCTCGCTCCGGAATCTGCTCCTCAGGTGCCGGATTACAATCTAAGTGACAAGCAGCGGACTGCTCTCCGCACTGCTCTCTCAACTGAAGTTGACCGCAGCGAAAGTGGTGACGCCGCACGACTGCATGCGTCGATGGTACGGTTCAACTGCTACGCCTGCCATTCGCGCAATGAAATTGGAGGTCCAGAGCAGAGTCGGAACCCGCTGTTCGTGTCGACAATTCCGGAAATGGGTGACGAAGGGCGCGTGCCACCTCCGCTCGATGGAGTGGCCGATAAGCTGAGCGAATCCTGGCTCAAGCACGTACTCAGCAATGGCGCCAAAGATCGCCCTTACATGAAAACACGCATGCCACAGTTTGGAGGCGAGGTCGCTGAACTCACGCCAGCATTCGTCAGGCTCGACGAGCAGACCTCGGCGACGATTCCTGAGTTGGAAGAATCGCTTCACCGTGCGAAAGCGACCGGCCGCGAACTTGTTGGCGGGAACTCTCTGTCGTGCATCAAATGTCACACGTTCGGGGACATCGAAGCCACAGGCATTCAGGCCATCGATCTCCTGACGATGACACGCCGGCTCCGCGAAGACTGGTTTTATCGCTATCTGCAGGATCCGGTCCGCTATCGACCGGGGACACGAATGCCGAATGTCTTCCCGGAAGGCGTCAGTGCCGACCGCAAGATTTACGACGGCGATCCCGGTCAGCAGATTGCCGCGATGTGGCATTATCTCCGCGATGGAAACACTGCGGCTGTTCCCTATGGACTGCTGCCGGATCCGATTGAACTGGTTGCGGAGCAGGAACCAGTCATTTACCGCAACTTCATTGAGCATGTCAGCCCCCGAGGTATCGCGGTTGGCTATCCGGAGAAGGCGAATGTCGCCTTTGATGCCAGCGATATGTCACTGCGGTTGATCTGGCATGGCCCGTTCATCGATGCCGGTAAGCATTGGCGCGGGCGAGGGCAGGGGAAACAACGTCCTCTCGGAGACCATGTTATTCGCCTGGAATCAACGACACCCCTGGCTCTGCTCGACAGCCGCGACTCCGTCTGGCCGACCGGCGATTCGAATGACGTCAACTTCCTTGGCTATTCACTGGATGAGAAACGGCGGCCGCGATTCCGTTACCGCATGGGTGAAACCCTGGTTGAAGATGCGATCGAACCGATTGTCCACGAGAAGCGAGAACCTGATCTCCGCCGCACGCTCACTGTTCAACGCGGCGAAGATCCGTCCGGCGATCTCTACTTCCGGGCCGGTCGCGGCCAGAAAATTGAAGCGATCGATGGCGGAGCCTATCGCGTCTGGTACTCCTCCGACAGCAACTATCGCGTCAAACTCAGTGCCGGAGCCGACGCTCACGTTTTCGTTCGCGGCAGCGAAGGACAGCAGGAACTGCTCCTTGTCCTGCCCACCGGTTCCAGCCAGCAACAGATTACCCAGACGATCGAATGGTAA
- a CDS encoding hybrid sensor histidine kinase/response regulator, which yields MSNGQPHVQRILLIDDSPEDRARIRAALIQGGSDRRYEFREACNGEEGLKLCHESTDWPIDCVIVDIHMPKVNGIELLNQLRMRKSDHVTRYPVIVLTGSDGSNDASVALRSGAQDYVTKSAIYPSVLFRVVDNAIERHAMVKRLHASERKAASASRAKSAFIGNISHEIRTPMTAVLGLCELLLDTETTDDQRNMLTMIRDNGKYLVEIVNDLLDLSKMEAGVLQIERSPTELPGLLNELFNLMRVRANENQVRLRLDAASELPERILVDPIRLRQILLNLLGNAIKFSPGGEVVLEVKRKVHDDQEFLVYSVVDTGCGIAEDDLDLIFEPFAQSGGDQKQRSNGTGLGLSISRRLAKAMGGTVSAKSKVGQGSTFTLAVPLVVASSVDDSSAEHVISLAGNSPASLENCHVVLAEDVRSTQVLMKRIIEAAGGRITIIENGRELVDFVQKNAESVSVVVTDIQMPGVNGLQATQEILAVDDQIPVIVLTADASSRTRKIALEAGAREVVTKPIDRSTLLETISTLSENRRLSLEYE from the coding sequence ATGAGTAACGGGCAGCCCCACGTCCAGCGAATTCTGCTGATCGATGATTCTCCAGAGGATCGGGCCCGTATCCGTGCTGCGCTTATCCAGGGAGGATCTGACCGACGTTATGAATTCCGCGAAGCCTGCAATGGTGAAGAGGGACTCAAGTTATGTCATGAGAGCACGGACTGGCCGATCGACTGCGTGATCGTCGATATCCACATGCCCAAAGTGAACGGCATCGAGCTTCTCAATCAGCTGAGAATGCGGAAAAGCGATCACGTGACCCGCTATCCGGTGATTGTGTTAACGGGCAGCGATGGCAGCAACGATGCCAGCGTGGCGTTGAGATCCGGGGCTCAGGACTACGTGACCAAGAGTGCCATCTATCCATCGGTGCTGTTCCGGGTCGTCGACAATGCGATTGAACGACACGCGATGGTCAAGCGGCTGCATGCCAGCGAGCGGAAAGCGGCTTCGGCCAGCCGTGCGAAGTCGGCTTTTATCGGCAACATCAGTCACGAGATTCGCACCCCGATGACGGCTGTCCTGGGTTTGTGCGAACTGCTGCTGGATACGGAAACGACCGATGACCAGCGGAACATGCTGACGATGATTCGGGACAACGGGAAATATCTGGTCGAGATCGTCAACGATCTACTCGATCTCTCCAAGATGGAAGCCGGTGTGCTGCAGATCGAGCGTTCTCCAACCGAACTCCCCGGGCTGTTAAACGAGCTGTTCAACCTGATGCGTGTTCGTGCCAACGAGAACCAGGTTCGGCTGCGTCTGGATGCCGCCTCCGAACTGCCGGAACGTATTCTGGTCGATCCGATTCGTTTGCGACAGATTCTGCTGAATCTTCTCGGCAACGCCATCAAGTTCAGTCCCGGCGGCGAAGTGGTTCTTGAAGTTAAACGCAAGGTTCACGATGATCAGGAATTCCTGGTCTACAGCGTGGTCGACACGGGTTGTGGAATCGCGGAGGACGATCTCGACTTGATTTTCGAGCCGTTCGCACAATCGGGCGGCGACCAGAAACAGCGAAGCAACGGGACCGGGCTGGGGCTTTCGATCAGCCGCCGACTTGCCAAGGCGATGGGCGGAACCGTGTCGGCGAAGAGCAAGGTTGGCCAGGGCAGCACGTTCACCCTTGCGGTTCCTCTAGTCGTTGCTTCTTCCGTGGACGATTCATCGGCCGAACACGTGATCTCCCTGGCGGGGAACTCCCCGGCATCGCTTGAGAACTGTCACGTGGTCCTTGCTGAAGACGTCCGATCAACGCAGGTTCTGATGAAGCGGATCATCGAAGCAGCGGGCGGGCGGATTACGATCATCGAGAACGGCAGAGAGCTCGTGGACTTCGTTCAGAAAAACGCCGAGTCCGTTTCTGTGGTCGTCACAGACATCCAGATGCCGGGGGTGAATGGCCTGCAGGCCACGCAGGAGATTCTGGCTGTGGACGATCAGATTCCGGTTATCGTTCTGACCGCGGATGCTTCGTCCCGGACCCGTAAGATCGCGCTGGAGGCCGGTGCTCGAGAGGTTGTTACCAAGCCGATCGATCGCTCGACTCTGCTCGAAACGATTTCAACGCTCAGCGAGAACCGTCGACTTTCGCTGGAGTATGAGTAG
- a CDS encoding biliverdin-producing heme oxygenase gives MQLLEQFRGETHSSHQRLHQLINPDRLTSGLEEYVDGLQRYLSVVGPVEKHLTQLSERVLRADQLPPSWTRRLQKTSWLLEDLHCLKVAPRDVAVADFVPEGGDQEVQNSEQALAVIAGKSYALEGMTLGATRMAGLVEERLGLGTSSGCRFFVGYGEQTAEYWKAFRRWIEGLQIDDAVAVHAAVGMFRSFESGFSDSLETLESAGTDE, from the coding sequence ATGCAGCTTCTGGAACAATTTCGCGGCGAAACTCACTCCTCCCATCAGCGACTCCATCAACTGATCAATCCCGATCGACTGACCAGTGGACTTGAGGAGTACGTCGATGGATTACAGCGCTATCTGAGCGTCGTCGGCCCCGTCGAGAAACATCTCACGCAGCTTTCAGAGCGTGTTCTGCGAGCCGATCAGCTTCCTCCGTCGTGGACGCGCCGACTGCAGAAAACGTCCTGGCTCCTGGAGGACCTCCATTGTCTCAAGGTCGCTCCGCGAGACGTTGCCGTTGCTGATTTCGTTCCGGAGGGCGGGGATCAAGAGGTTCAGAACTCCGAACAAGCTCTGGCGGTGATCGCCGGAAAATCCTACGCCCTTGAAGGGATGACCCTGGGGGCGACGCGAATGGCCGGATTGGTGGAAGAACGCCTCGGTCTGGGAACGTCGAGCGGATGTCGCTTTTTTGTCGGTTACGGTGAGCAGACCGCGGAGTACTGGAAGGCTTTCCGCCGCTGGATCGAGGGCTTGCAGATTGACGATGCGGTCGCGGTGCATGCCGCTGTCGGGATGTTCCGGTCCTTCGAATCGGGCTTCTCCGATTCTCTCGAAACCCTGGAAAGTGCAGGCACCGATGAGTGA
- a CDS encoding response regulator: MSEGIASLLVLEDNDEDFEVLSLACQRYGKPVRTLRFRRAEPLLELIERKTLAPPALAMLDLRLPGASGLSVLERLKKSPHYASVPAVVFTTSSSPSEIIQCYDASANAFHAKVIETETMIRMLVSVLTYWLSDVIHCPMTRRSRHE; this comes from the coding sequence ATGAGCGAGGGTATCGCATCACTCCTCGTTCTCGAGGACAATGATGAAGACTTTGAAGTGCTGAGTCTTGCCTGCCAGCGGTACGGCAAGCCAGTACGCACGCTGCGCTTTCGCAGGGCAGAGCCGCTCCTGGAACTGATCGAGCGGAAGACGCTGGCCCCCCCTGCTCTGGCGATGCTCGATCTTCGGTTGCCTGGAGCGAGTGGCCTTTCCGTACTCGAGCGACTGAAGAAGTCGCCTCACTACGCCTCGGTCCCAGCCGTTGTATTCACAACCAGTTCGAGTCCGTCTGAGATCATCCAATGTTACGATGCCAGCGCGAATGCCTTTCATGCCAAGGTCATCGAAACGGAGACGATGATACGAATGCTGGTTTCCGTGCTGACGTACTGGCTGAGTGATGTCATTCACTGCCCGATGACACGGAGGTCTCGTCATGAGTAA
- a CDS encoding ANTAR domain-containing response regulator: MTDLATDSVRIYFAHGNEIVRPIIEQMLLALNHRVPVVTDSGHELIDSVKRKPPELLIASTHLSDMDGIDALIACGKKHPIPSIIISPTAELEKVEHALQDHVMAYLTEPVELNDLRPSIYLVLTRFREFEELMKENRELRAALDARKWIERAKGQLMKQREIDEDTAYRTLQRMANDSRKKLVEVARIIVEAQDLLSIDGEQKNGKSFAEG, translated from the coding sequence ATGACTGACCTGGCTACCGACAGCGTGAGGATTTATTTCGCTCACGGCAATGAGATTGTCCGCCCCATTATCGAGCAAATGTTGCTTGCGCTGAACCATCGGGTCCCGGTGGTCACGGACTCCGGGCACGAGCTAATCGACTCTGTGAAGCGGAAACCGCCCGAGCTCCTGATCGCCAGCACGCATCTGTCCGATATGGACGGAATTGACGCGCTCATCGCCTGCGGAAAGAAGCATCCGATTCCGTCGATCATCATCTCTCCGACGGCAGAACTCGAGAAGGTTGAGCATGCGTTGCAGGATCATGTGATGGCCTACCTGACCGAGCCGGTCGAGCTGAACGACTTACGCCCCTCGATCTACCTGGTCCTGACCCGTTTTCGAGAGTTCGAAGAGCTGATGAAGGAGAATCGAGAACTCCGGGCCGCTCTCGATGCCCGCAAATGGATCGAGCGCGCCAAAGGCCAGTTGATGAAGCAACGGGAGATCGACGAAGACACGGCTTATCGCACGCTGCAACGGATGGCGAACGATTCGCGGAAAAAGCTTGTTGAAGTGGCCCGCATTATCGTCGAGGCTCAGGATCTGCTCAGTATCGACGGCGAGCAGAAGAACGGCAAATCCTTCGCCGAAGGATGA
- a CDS encoding arylsulfatase: MRFHPGFMLSALLFLSPLLISSQATARDGRLPNIVLIVADDLGYRELGSYGQEHIRTPQLDQLAADGMRFTQFYSGNAVCAPSRCVLMTGKHPGHAAVRDNRSTPPEGQWPIPDSEITIAELLEELGYVSGAFGKWGLGGPESTGRPMVQGFDRFFGYNCQSHAHSYYPSYLWNDEQHVALKNDPPVPGHASLPKGADPADPRSYDVFKGNDYAPERINEQAVQFVRDNKDEPFFLYYPTVIPHVALHVPDKELESYLELNWDDPPFTRANGYGYTPHFTPRAAYAAMITYMDRSIGNVLKTLDELGLTEDTVVIFSSDNGTTHLKEEVDYDFFNSVGELRGLKGSLYEGGIRVPCIVRWPGRVKAGSVSNRVAGFEDIMPTILDLVGHAENSPQEIDGISFAPTLLGEDQEPRPFLYREFSSYGGQQSVRAGDWKAVRQNMRKGNLEIELYHLARDPGEQNNVAEQHPKVVERLKKLMQEQHTPSEVFPLKPID, translated from the coding sequence ATGAGATTTCACCCAGGCTTTATGCTTTCCGCTCTACTGTTCCTCTCTCCTCTGCTCATTTCGAGCCAGGCGACTGCGAGAGACGGGCGGCTTCCGAATATCGTGCTCATCGTGGCCGATGATCTCGGTTACCGGGAGCTTGGAAGTTACGGCCAAGAGCACATCCGTACGCCTCAACTCGATCAGCTGGCCGCTGATGGGATGCGATTCACGCAGTTTTACTCGGGCAATGCAGTCTGTGCGCCCTCACGCTGCGTGTTGATGACGGGTAAGCATCCGGGACATGCCGCAGTGCGGGACAACCGATCGACTCCGCCGGAGGGGCAATGGCCGATTCCAGACTCCGAGATCACGATCGCCGAGCTTCTCGAAGAGCTGGGCTACGTTTCAGGAGCATTTGGCAAGTGGGGATTGGGCGGGCCCGAGTCGACCGGACGACCAATGGTTCAGGGGTTCGATCGCTTCTTCGGGTACAACTGTCAGTCGCACGCTCACAGTTATTATCCGTCGTATCTCTGGAACGATGAGCAGCATGTCGCACTGAAGAACGATCCCCCTGTTCCTGGGCACGCCAGTCTGCCCAAGGGAGCCGATCCAGCCGATCCCCGCAGCTACGATGTCTTCAAAGGGAATGACTACGCCCCGGAACGAATCAACGAACAGGCTGTCCAGTTCGTCCGCGACAACAAGGATGAGCCGTTCTTTCTTTATTACCCGACCGTCATTCCGCATGTGGCACTGCATGTTCCGGATAAGGAACTGGAGTCGTATCTGGAACTCAACTGGGACGATCCCCCCTTCACCCGCGCTAACGGCTACGGCTATACGCCTCACTTCACACCACGGGCGGCCTACGCTGCGATGATCACATACATGGATCGCAGCATCGGCAACGTGCTGAAGACCCTGGACGAACTCGGACTGACCGAAGACACCGTTGTCATATTCTCTTCCGACAACGGGACGACGCATCTCAAAGAAGAGGTCGACTACGATTTCTTCAATAGTGTCGGAGAACTGCGAGGGCTGAAAGGTTCGCTGTACGAGGGAGGAATTCGCGTGCCGTGCATCGTTCGCTGGCCAGGTCGCGTCAAGGCCGGTTCCGTCAGTAACCGCGTCGCCGGATTCGAAGACATCATGCCGACCATTCTCGACCTCGTAGGGCACGCGGAGAATTCTCCGCAGGAGATTGACGGAATCAGTTTCGCTCCAACGTTGCTGGGCGAGGACCAGGAGCCGCGGCCATTTCTTTATCGAGAGTTCTCCAGTTACGGCGGCCAACAGTCGGTTCGGGCGGGAGACTGGAAAGCCGTTCGCCAGAACATGCGAAAAGGCAATCTCGAGATTGAACTGTACCACCTCGCTCGCGACCCGGGCGAGCAGAACAATGTCGCCGAACAGCATCCCAAGGTTGTTGAACGGCTCAAGAAACTGATGCAGGAACAACATACCCCATCGGAAGTATTCCCACTCAAGCCGATCGACTGA